One region of Yersinia bercovieri ATCC 43970 genomic DNA includes:
- the azoR gene encoding FMN-dependent NADH-azoreductase, protein MSKVLVLKSSILATYSQSNQLADFFVEQWQAAHAGDEITVRDLAAQPIPVLDGELVGALRPSDAALTPRQQEALALSDELIAELQANDVIVMAAPMYNFSIPTQLKNYFDLIARAGVTFRYTEKGPEGLITGKRAIILTSRGGIHKDTPTDLVVPYLRLFLGFIGITDVEFVFAEGIAYGPEVATKAQADAKELLAQVISA, encoded by the coding sequence ATGAGTAAAGTTCTGGTTCTGAAATCAAGCATTCTGGCAACTTATTCTCAGTCCAACCAATTGGCTGACTTTTTTGTTGAACAATGGCAAGCTGCCCACGCAGGTGACGAAATCACGGTACGTGATCTGGCCGCTCAACCGATTCCAGTGTTAGATGGCGAATTGGTGGGTGCTCTGCGCCCTTCAGATGCGGCATTGACACCACGTCAGCAAGAAGCGCTGGCACTGTCTGATGAGTTGATTGCAGAGTTGCAAGCTAATGACGTGATTGTGATGGCTGCACCTATGTACAACTTCAGCATTCCAACTCAACTGAAAAACTATTTTGACCTGATTGCCCGTGCAGGTGTGACCTTCCGTTACACCGAAAAAGGCCCTGAAGGTCTGATAACCGGCAAACGTGCCATCATTCTGACTAGCCGTGGCGGTATTCATAAAGATACCCCAACTGACCTGGTTGTCCCTTACCTGCGTCTGTTCCTGGGCTTTATCGGTATTACTGATGTTGAGTTCGTGTTCGCAGAAGGTATTGCTTATGGCCCTGAAGTTGCCACCAAAGCACAGGCAGATGCGAAAGAGTTACTGGCACAGGTTATTAGCGCTTAA
- a CDS encoding helix-turn-helix transcriptional regulator, which translates to MDGKNNTIEKNSINLRRVFSHNFDWDNMDITYGEVDLINKRMLTMPSNYEWYLIYFDNDLDLLTSERIVPGIQYWHDYSSKFMEVLSKNSKREAKIDICTQYDNVFELLSINSKSKLSFNDVMTLYKWKPIIADYAHRVWHQERDTILPLREEIPTYKELTNKKQDSTNDLLDVHPYMRFGNVRFTRKEMITIRLLLAHRKVKEIAAIQGCLITTEHARIQRIKKKLNCEHHSLGGLFNALKEHGITISCLETLITYP; encoded by the coding sequence ATGGATGGAAAGAATAATACCATTGAAAAAAACAGTATAAATCTAAGAAGAGTTTTTTCACATAATTTTGACTGGGATAATATGGATATAACTTATGGTGAGGTAGATCTGATTAATAAGCGCATGTTAACAATGCCAAGTAATTATGAGTGGTATTTGATATATTTTGATAATGATTTAGATTTACTCACTAGTGAACGCATCGTACCTGGCATTCAATATTGGCATGATTACTCATCTAAGTTTATGGAGGTGTTATCAAAAAACAGCAAAAGAGAAGCCAAAATTGATATTTGTACGCAATATGACAATGTATTTGAACTTTTATCCATTAATTCCAAGAGTAAACTATCTTTTAATGATGTAATGACTCTCTATAAATGGAAACCAATCATTGCTGATTATGCTCATCGCGTATGGCATCAAGAACGCGATACTATATTACCGTTACGGGAGGAGATACCTACTTATAAAGAGCTTACCAATAAAAAACAGGATTCAACTAACGATCTGCTGGATGTTCACCCTTATATGCGATTTGGCAATGTCCGCTTTACCCGTAAGGAGATGATTACCATTCGATTGCTACTGGCTCATCGTAAAGTCAAAGAGATTGCAGCCATTCAGGGATGCTTAATTACTACTGAACATGCGCGTATTCAGCGAATAAAGAAGAAGTTGAATTGTGAACACCACTCACTAGGTGGCTTATTTAATGCGCTAAAGGAGCATGGCATTACTATCTCCTGCCTGGAGACACTTATTACTTATCCTTAG
- the hrpA gene encoding ATP-dependent RNA helicase HrpA — MKSSLTALSSQLGELMLRDQQRMRRRLQGARKVNNPAAVEAITREIEAEIATAMQRVTGRRAACPTITYPENLPVSQKKQDIFNAIRDHQVVIVAGETGSGKTTQLPKICLELGRGVKGVIGHTQPRRLAARTVANRIADELETSLGGCVGYKVRFNDQVGENTLVKLMTDGILLAEIQQDRLLMQYDTLIIDEAHERSLNIDFILGYLRELLPKRPDLKVIITSATIDPQRFSKHFNNAPIIEVSGRTYPVEVRYRPIVDDADDVERDQLQAIFDAVDELSHESPGDILIFMSGEREIRDTADALMKQNLPHTEVLPLYARLSNSEQNRVFQSHHGRRIVLATNVAETSLTVPGIKYVIDPGTARISRYSFRTKVQRLPIEPVSQASANQRKGRCGRVSDGICIRLYSEQDFLSRPEFTDPEILRTNLASVILQMTSLGLGDIAAFPFVEAPDKRNIQDGVRLLEELGAIQTAENGHQQLTPLGRQLAQLPVDPRLARMVLEAQRSGSVRELMIITSALSIQDPRERPMDKQQAADEKHRRFADKDSDFLAFVNLWDYLKEQQKELSSAQFRKLCRSDFLNYLRVREWQDIYTQLRQVVKELGIPVNSVAADYRSIHTAILTGLLSHIGQKDVDKQEYTGARNARFAIFPGSGLFKKPPKWSMVAELVETSRLWGRIAARIEPEWIEPLAQHLVKHHYSDPHWEKAQGAVMASEKVTLFGLPIVTERKINYGPIDPPLCRELFIRHGLVEGDWQTRHAFFRANLKLLAEVEELEHKSRRRDILVDDETLFNFYDQRIGREVISARHFDNWWKKTSHTQPELLNFEKTMLIKDGANKVNPLDYPNFWYQGQLKLRLSYQFEPGTDADGVTVHIPLPILNQVQEQGFDWQIPGIRRELVIALIKSLPKPIRRNFVPAPNYAEAFLARVTPLETDLLEALERELRRMTGVTVSRDSWQWEQVPDHLKMTFRVLDDKNRTLREGKDLAALKLQLHAKVQETLSAVADDGIEQNDLHIWSFGDLPICYQQRRGGYEVKAYPALVDEKESVAIRLFDTEAQQQQAMWQGTRRLLLLNIPSPIKYLHEKLPNKSKLGLYFNTYGKVMDLIDDCIACGVDKLVAQYGGPVWQEADFARLQEKVRAELNETVVEIAKQVEQILTTVFSINKRLKGRVDISQALALSDIKAQLGGLIYRGFVTNNGWKRLPDTLRYLQAIERRMEKLAIDPHRDRANMQRIEHVQQKWQQWLHKLPPKRQQDDDVKEVRWMIEELRVSLFAQQLGTLYPISEKRILQTIEQLSA, encoded by the coding sequence GTGAAATCTTCGCTCACAGCATTATCCTCCCAACTTGGTGAGTTGATGCTCCGTGACCAACAACGTATGCGGCGTCGGTTACAAGGCGCACGAAAAGTCAATAATCCAGCGGCCGTAGAGGCCATTACTCGCGAAATCGAAGCTGAAATCGCCACTGCTATGCAGCGGGTTACTGGTCGTCGCGCGGCTTGTCCGACTATCACCTATCCTGAAAATCTGCCGGTCAGCCAGAAGAAACAAGACATTTTTAATGCCATTCGCGATCATCAGGTGGTGATTGTTGCGGGTGAAACGGGTTCCGGTAAAACGACCCAGTTGCCAAAAATTTGTCTGGAGCTGGGCCGTGGCGTGAAAGGGGTGATCGGGCATACCCAACCTCGGCGGCTGGCCGCGCGAACCGTGGCTAATCGTATTGCTGATGAGCTGGAGACCTCGCTCGGTGGTTGTGTCGGCTATAAAGTGCGCTTTAACGATCAAGTGGGTGAAAACACGCTAGTTAAGCTCATGACCGACGGCATCTTGCTGGCTGAAATTCAGCAGGATCGTCTGCTGATGCAGTATGACACTTTGATTATTGATGAGGCCCATGAACGCAGCCTAAATATCGATTTTATCCTGGGCTATTTGCGTGAGTTATTGCCAAAACGCCCTGATCTAAAAGTGATTATTACTTCAGCGACTATTGATCCACAGCGCTTCTCTAAGCACTTCAATAATGCGCCTATTATTGAGGTGTCAGGCCGCACCTATCCGGTGGAGGTGCGCTATCGGCCCATTGTGGATGATGCGGATGATGTTGAGCGCGATCAGCTACAGGCGATTTTTGATGCGGTGGATGAGCTGAGCCATGAGAGTCCCGGCGACATTTTGATCTTTATGAGCGGCGAACGTGAGATTCGTGACACCGCTGATGCGCTGATGAAGCAAAATCTGCCCCATACCGAAGTGCTGCCACTCTATGCGCGTTTATCAAATAGCGAGCAGAATAGGGTATTCCAATCCCACCATGGGCGGCGGATTGTGCTGGCAACTAACGTGGCAGAGACCTCGCTGACTGTCCCCGGTATCAAGTATGTTATTGATCCCGGCACCGCACGTATCAGTCGTTACAGTTTCCGCACTAAGGTGCAGCGGCTGCCGATTGAGCCGGTGTCGCAAGCTTCAGCCAATCAGCGTAAAGGCCGCTGCGGCCGGGTGTCGGATGGTATCTGCATCCGCTTGTATTCCGAGCAGGATTTCCTCTCGCGCCCTGAATTTACCGATCCGGAAATTCTGCGCACCAATTTGGCGTCTGTTATTCTGCAAATGACCTCACTGGGTCTGGGGGATATCGCGGCATTCCCCTTTGTGGAAGCGCCCGATAAACGCAATATTCAAGATGGTGTCCGGCTGCTAGAGGAGTTGGGCGCGATACAAACTGCCGAAAATGGCCATCAGCAACTGACACCGCTAGGCCGCCAGTTGGCGCAATTGCCGGTCGATCCCCGTCTGGCGCGGATGGTTTTGGAAGCGCAGAGAAGTGGTAGTGTGCGGGAATTGATGATTATCACCTCGGCATTATCGATTCAAGATCCCCGCGAAAGACCCATGGATAAACAGCAGGCAGCGGATGAAAAACACCGCCGTTTTGCGGATAAAGATTCTGATTTTCTTGCCTTTGTTAACCTATGGGACTATCTGAAAGAGCAGCAAAAAGAGCTGTCATCGGCGCAGTTTCGCAAATTATGCCGCAGCGACTTCCTAAACTACCTACGGGTGCGCGAATGGCAGGATATTTACACTCAACTGCGTCAGGTGGTGAAAGAGCTGGGGATCCCGGTCAATAGTGTGGCCGCGGATTATCGTAGCATCCATACCGCGATATTGACCGGGTTGCTATCACACATCGGCCAGAAAGATGTTGATAAACAAGAGTATACTGGCGCGCGAAATGCGCGTTTCGCCATCTTTCCAGGCTCAGGTCTATTCAAAAAACCGCCTAAATGGAGCATGGTTGCCGAACTGGTCGAAACCAGCCGTTTATGGGGCCGCATTGCTGCCCGCATCGAACCGGAGTGGATTGAACCTTTGGCGCAGCATTTGGTGAAACACCACTACAGCGATCCGCATTGGGAGAAGGCGCAGGGGGCGGTGATGGCGAGCGAAAAAGTCACCCTATTCGGCTTGCCAATAGTGACTGAGCGCAAAATCAATTACGGCCCGATTGATCCGCCACTGTGCCGTGAGCTATTTATCCGCCACGGCTTGGTGGAGGGCGATTGGCAAACGCGCCATGCTTTCTTTCGCGCCAATCTAAAATTGCTGGCTGAAGTGGAGGAGTTAGAGCATAAGTCCCGCCGCCGCGACATTTTGGTGGATGATGAGACGCTGTTTAACTTCTATGACCAGCGTATAGGTCGTGAGGTTATCTCTGCCCGCCATTTTGATAATTGGTGGAAGAAAACCAGTCACACTCAGCCGGAGTTGCTGAACTTTGAAAAAACCATGCTGATCAAGGATGGTGCGAACAAAGTTAATCCGCTGGATTACCCCAATTTTTGGTATCAGGGGCAGCTTAAACTGCGGCTCTCCTATCAATTTGAACCGGGTACTGATGCCGATGGGGTGACGGTTCATATTCCGTTGCCGATTTTGAATCAGGTTCAGGAGCAGGGGTTTGATTGGCAGATCCCGGGAATACGTCGTGAACTGGTGATTGCGCTGATCAAGTCATTGCCGAAACCGATAAGGCGCAATTTTGTCCCCGCCCCCAATTATGCCGAGGCTTTCCTCGCGCGGGTCACGCCACTGGAAACTGATCTGCTAGAGGCACTGGAGCGCGAACTGCGGCGCATGACAGGTGTGACAGTGTCACGTGATAGTTGGCAATGGGAACAGGTGCCTGATCATCTCAAAATGACCTTTCGGGTGCTCGATGATAAAAATCGCACGCTGCGCGAAGGTAAAGATCTTGCGGCCCTGAAGTTACAGTTACATGCGAAAGTGCAAGAAACACTCTCCGCAGTTGCCGATGACGGTATTGAGCAAAATGACTTACATATCTGGAGCTTTGGTGATCTGCCGATTTGCTATCAGCAGCGCCGTGGCGGATACGAAGTCAAAGCTTACCCGGCACTGGTGGATGAAAAAGAGAGTGTCGCGATCCGCTTATTTGATACTGAAGCCCAGCAGCAACAGGCGATGTGGCAGGGAACCCGGCGGCTATTACTGCTGAATATTCCCTCACCGATTAAGTACTTGCATGAGAAATTGCCGAACAAATCCAAGCTCGGTCTCTATTTCAATACTTATGGCAAAGTGATGGATCTAATTGATGATTGCATTGCTTGTGGCGTGGATAAATTAGTTGCGCAATATGGTGGCCCGGTATGGCAGGAGGCCGATTTTGCCCGGCTACAGGAGAAGGTGCGCGCTGAACTGAATGAAACGGTAGTAGAGATCGCCAAACAAGTTGAACAGATCTTGACCACGGTATTCAGTATTAATAAGCGATTGAAAGGGCGGGTAGATATCTCGCAAGCATTGGCGCTTTCGGACATCAAAGCCCAGCTAGGTGGTCTGATTTATCGCGGTTTCGTCACCAATAATGGTTGGAAACGTCTACCGGATACTTTGCGCTACTTGCAAGCTATTGAACGTCGGATGGAAAAACTGGCGATAGACCCGCATCGTGATCGCGCGAATATGCAGCGCATAGAGCACGTGCAACAGAAGTGGCAGCAGTGGCTCCATAAGCTGCCGCCAAAGCGCCAGCAGGATGACGATGTGAAAGAGGTCCGCTGGATGATTGAGGAGTTGCGGGTCAGCCTATTTGCCCAGCAGCTAGGGACGTTGTACCCCATTTCTGAAAAACGTATTTTACAAACCATCGAACAGCTTTCTGCCTGA
- a CDS encoding MFS transporter, producing MKWKFRLGAVAGNALEYYDIAVFAAISVYLTAELERQGYSQATQMVWGIFALRFIIRPVGGYIIGRYADRAGRKSALILTSFISGSATLCMALLPIGLLGPYTPLAILVLQMALSFSYAGEWPTLTTYLFNDAANNERARISVLITSSAVMGVIASLLLVFVLERSLDPVTMQTVGWRIPLLLGVVNIAVSFWFRARLPIQPLASGRYRRVNWRKSLQILLINVPGSVVFYAQNMSSSLIRDNLQLGDFKSLYAILSSTLILFFMLICGWLTDKYSSSARVLNAGVIGLILLSVPLYYVICSNVIELILFAQLIIIINTAMISSTMPSVLAEVAEGQTTTLSMGYNISSTLAGGLTPLIISYLVSYDLVYAGGYIALSGFSLLLSYWLFKPDRYQRKTEHAD from the coding sequence ATGAAATGGAAATTTAGATTGGGTGCAGTGGCAGGCAATGCACTGGAATATTATGACATTGCGGTATTTGCTGCCATATCGGTATATTTAACCGCAGAGTTAGAACGTCAGGGGTATTCGCAGGCGACGCAGATGGTGTGGGGGATATTTGCTTTGCGGTTTATTATCCGGCCGGTCGGCGGTTATATTATTGGTCGTTATGCGGATAGAGCAGGGCGAAAATCTGCCCTGATCCTCACCAGTTTTATCAGCGGCAGCGCCACACTGTGTATGGCACTGTTGCCAATTGGTCTGCTAGGCCCTTATACACCATTGGCTATTTTAGTACTGCAGATGGCACTCTCTTTTAGTTATGCCGGCGAGTGGCCAACACTTACTACTTACCTATTTAATGATGCCGCAAATAATGAACGCGCCAGAATATCGGTGCTGATTACGAGTAGTGCGGTGATGGGGGTTATCGCCTCATTACTGCTGGTATTCGTGCTGGAACGATCCCTTGATCCTGTGACAATGCAGACTGTTGGGTGGCGGATCCCATTATTGTTAGGCGTAGTCAATATTGCGGTTAGTTTCTGGTTTCGGGCCAGATTACCGATTCAACCACTAGCTTCCGGGCGTTATCGTCGTGTCAACTGGCGCAAGTCCTTGCAAATATTGCTAATTAATGTTCCAGGTTCCGTGGTGTTTTATGCTCAAAATATGTCAAGTTCCCTTATTCGTGATAATTTGCAACTGGGTGATTTTAAAAGTCTGTATGCCATTCTATCCTCAACACTAATACTCTTTTTTATGCTGATCTGCGGTTGGTTAACCGATAAATATAGCTCATCAGCCAGGGTACTTAATGCTGGGGTGATAGGGCTAATTCTGCTTTCAGTGCCGCTATATTATGTGATATGCAGTAATGTGATTGAGTTAATCTTGTTTGCTCAGCTTATTATCATAATAAATACTGCCATGATATCGAGCACGATGCCGTCGGTATTAGCAGAGGTTGCCGAGGGGCAAACAACCACACTCAGCATGGGTTACAATATCTCATCGACGCTAGCGGGGGGATTAACACCTCTTATTATTAGCTATTTGGTCTCTTATGATCTGGTCTATGCAGGCGGTTATATTGCGTTGTCCGGTTTCTCACTATTACTCTCATATTGGTTATTTAAACCTGATCGCTATCAGAGAAAAACCGAACATGCAGATTAA
- a CDS encoding helix-turn-helix transcriptional regulator, producing the protein MDVKNNTIEKSSSNLRQVFSHVFDWNKMDVNYSKIDLGGKCIFAMPSSYEWHLIYFYNDLDLLISERVVPGIQYWHDYSSKYSDVFLKNNKIGLKVDICTQYKNVFELLSINSKINLSHADMMTIFKWKPIIAYYAHRIWNQEQDIILPLREDIPVPESILESYNSYSDESLDRYPYMRFGNICFTRKEIITIRLLLSNRKAKEISAIQRCSLTTENARIQRIKEKLSCKHDSLIELIKTLKEHDITLSCLDRLTVYP; encoded by the coding sequence ATGGATGTGAAAAATAATACTATTGAGAAGAGTAGTTCAAATTTAAGACAAGTGTTTTCACATGTGTTTGATTGGAATAAAATGGATGTTAATTACTCGAAAATAGATCTTGGTGGTAAATGTATATTCGCGATGCCAAGTAGTTATGAATGGCATCTAATCTATTTTTATAATGATCTGGATTTGTTAATTAGTGAGCGAGTTGTACCTGGGATTCAATATTGGCATGATTACTCTTCTAAATACTCTGATGTGTTTTTAAAAAACAATAAGATAGGTTTGAAAGTGGATATTTGTACACAGTATAAAAATGTATTCGAACTTCTCTCTATAAATTCTAAGATAAATCTATCACATGCCGATATGATGACTATATTCAAATGGAAACCAATTATTGCCTATTATGCACATCGTATATGGAATCAAGAGCAGGATATTATATTGCCGTTACGGGAAGATATACCTGTTCCTGAGAGTATTCTTGAAAGTTATAATAGCTATTCTGATGAATCATTGGACAGATATCCATATATGCGATTTGGTAATATTTGTTTTACACGCAAAGAAATTATCACCATTCGATTGCTACTTTCTAATCGAAAAGCAAAAGAAATATCTGCAATTCAGCGATGCTCACTTACAACTGAAAATGCGCGTATTCAGCGAATTAAAGAAAAATTAAGTTGTAAACATGATTCATTAATAGAGTTAATTAAGACGCTAAAGGAACATGATATTACTTTATCTTGTTTGGATAGACTTACCGTTTACCCTTGA